The genomic interval ACTTCGGCCATGCCCTTGCCGCGGCCACCGAACCCGGCCGCACCTCGGCCGGGGGACTTGAGCAGGCCACCGCCATCCTGGGCGAGCTGGGGAGCCGTGGACTGGTGGGCGAACACGCCGGCCATCAGGTCCGGCGGCTTGCGCAGGTGCTGGAGGACCCGGAGGCCGCCGTGCGCGGCGAGCTGGAACGCCTGCAGATCGGCTCGCGGGACATCGCCGGGGTACTCCGCGAACTGGAGCGCCTCCCGCAAGGCCAACGCCGAAGCGTACTCGGAGCCCTGGACCACGACACCGCCCCGGCGCTGGAACTCCTGCTGGACGCCGGCCACCAGCGGCTTGACCAGCAGATGCACGAACTGGCCCAGCCCCGCAGCGCATCGTCCGGCTCTGCCGCCAGCGTCTTTGGCTTGCTGGCCCGTGACCACGATGCCGGGCTGTTCGGCGCCGGGGAGCTGCTGCAACGTCAGCTGGGCGATCACGCCCTGCGCCAGGGCGCCGAGCTGGGCATGGGGTTCTTCGCCCTGTTCGACGGGCTCTCGCAAACCCACCGTCAACTCGAACTGACCCCGGAGCGCATGTTGCGCTACCGCCAGTCCGCCGACCGTTCGTTCAACGACCTCGACAGCCTGCTGGTACACACCATGGTGCACTACCGCACCCGGCGCGACTTCGCCCGCGCCAGCGAGGCCGTGATGCTCCTCTACCCCGAGGCACGCCCGCGCATGGACGCCGCCCATCGCGTGGCGGGCGACATCATCACCGCCGAATGGCACCGCATGCAGCAACGCATGGACCTGCAATGGCAATAAACCCACGGAGAACCCACTGATGCGAATCCACCTGACGCCTGCCCGCATGCTCGCCATGGGCGCGATCCTGAGCCTGGGCCTGACGACCTCGCTCGCCCACGCCACGCCGGGCGCCGACCGCCAATTCGACCGCAATATCCAGGCGGTCGACACGGGCCTGCTGGAACCCGGCACCCGGGCGCTGCTGGACGCCTATCGCAGCGAACGTGGATCGCGCGAGGCGCGGCAGATCAGCCGTCAGGCCCTGCCGGGTCGCAGTGCCACGCAGTGCGCCTGGGACGATCGCTACCGCATCATGGCCAACCTCGAAGCGCCGTCCGAGGTTATCTTTACCCGCGCCCTGGTCACCAACAAGGGACGCGGCTCGGTAGACTTGGGCTTTGACCGCTTCGAACTGCACGCCGACGGCGCCTGCCCGGATACGGTCGACAACGGGCCCGTCAGTTTCTGGATGACCTGGTACCAGAACCACCAGGCCATGGAGCCGGCGGCCGTCTCCAGCATCGAGGAGGCGCGGCGGCTGTACGCCGCCTCCGCCATGGACAGCAGCATGAAGATGGTTATGCGCTTCGACGGCGAGATGCGGGACGGCCAGCCCCACGGTCGCTTCCGACTGATCCAGACCAATCACGCACCCGAGATGCAGGGCATGCGCGGCGGCAGTGTCAGCAGCCATGCGCTGGGTTATGTCGAATTCGAGGCCGGCGAGCGGATCCGGCGGCTGATCGTGACCGAGATGGCCCACGGCGCCACCCTGGTCTACCTGGAACAGCCCCATGGCGAGGCGAACATGCTCAACTACTGGGTCCTGCACGGGGCCGGCATGCACATGGGCGACCATTACCCGACCAACGCCGCTGGCGAAATCGATGGCCTCTTCGTACGTATGCGCAGCAACGAGAGCCCACCCGAGATCAGCGCCTGCGTGCGCGGCAACCTGCCCGCCGAGCGTTCCGCCTGCGACTAGGCCACGCTGACGGCCGCGGGGCAGGACCTCCCGCCCTGCGCCGTTTCCCTCAAGCCCCGAAAAAAGCACCCGGCTCAATCACTGATGGGCCCGGACGTCTCGTTCCGGCGCATATGAACTACACTCCCGGAACAACCACTTATAGCTGCGTGTAAAGGCCCGGGCGCGAACCGGTAAAGGACCGTGACCGCGCCGCCATACCCGCCCTGCCGCAACAGGGTGCAAAGCCGGCCAGGAAGGCCAAAGGATGCCACGCAATGTCCAGGTTCGAGTCGGCTCAACCCCTGGCAGGCAATACCCGGTATTCCGACTACCTGGCTCGAACGACGCTCCGCGCCTGGGTCGGGATGTCCTTTGTCTCCGCGACACTGATCATCGTCGCAGGCCTGCTGCTCTCCTGGTTGATCCCGTACCTGGCGGGTGGCGCCGACAGCATCGTGCCGCACTTCTACTACGTGCCAATCCTGTTTGCCGCCGCGCGCTTTGGGCCCGGCGCCGCCCTCGTCGTGGCACTGGTGGCCGGCGTACTGGCCGGGCCCCTGACCTATGTGGACGTCGCCGCCGCCACCGCACAGGAGACCGAACGCTGGCTGACGCGCACCGCCTTCTTCGTCGGGATCGGGCAATTGATGGCCTGGCTGGTCATTCCCGCGCTGCATCCGGTCACCGAGGAACTGCGGCGCATGCGTCAGGAATTCGATATCCGCCGGGGCCTGAAACACAACGAGTTCTTTCTGCGCTACCAGCCGATCTACTCGATCCGCCAGCATCGATTCGTCGGGGTCGAGGCGCTGATCCGCTGGCAGCACCCGGCACACGGCGAGCTGACGCCGGCGGACTTTCTCGACGTGGCGGAGGACTCCTCGCTGATACACGACATCGGCGCGCAGGTGATCGCCGAGGCCTGCCGACAGACCGAGGAGTGGAAGACCCTTGCGCAGGTCCATGGCCGCGAACCCTGGTACACCGCGATCAATCTCTCCGCCCGCGACTTCATTCGCCCCGAACTCGCGTACGACGTCGCATCCGCGCTCAAGCGCCACCACCTGCCACCCGAACTCCTGACCATCGAACTCACCGAGACCGTGCTCGCGCTCGAGGACGCCGAACCCGCCCTCGAGGCGCTGAAGCACCTGGGGGTACAGCTCGCCATCGACGACTTCGGCACCGGGTATTCGTCCCTCGCCTATCTCAATCGGTTTCCGATCGATACGCTGAAGCTCGACCGCCAGCTTGTATCCAGCCTCGGCCACGACCCCTCGGCCGAAGACCTCGCACGAGGCATCGCACTGCTGGCCGGATCGCTCGGGCTGAAGACCGTTGCCGAGGGCATCGAGACCCGGGACCAGATCGGCCTGAGCGAGGAACTCGGGTTCGACCGCATCCAGGGGTTTTACTTCGCCCGGCCCCTGACCGCGGACGAAATCCCGTCCCTTCTGCTGATCGAGGAGGTTGACCCGGACCACCCGCCGACGCCGAGCGGCGCCCGGGCGTAGAAAACCCCGGTGGGCGGTTCGCCCACCGGGGTCCTGGGAGATAGCAGGCGTAGTGCTGGTGGAGGCTACGAGTCCCCCGCCACCTCGGCGAATTGCTCACCAAGATCGCTGTCGTTGTCGATCAGGTAAGCAATCTCCTGGTATTCCTTGACGGTCAGCCCTTCATCCTCGATTGCGGCGACCATCTCGTCGTTGGCCTCGTCGCGCAGCTCCTGGGCCCCCTCGCCTTCTGCTTCCGCGATGTCATCTGCGTATTCCGCGCGGATGTCCTGGGCCGCATCCGCAGCCGCCAGAAAGCTTTCCAGATCGCTTTCACTGACGTCCTCGGCGGACATTTCGGGATCATCGGTCCATTCCTGCTCGAACACATGCGGATCATCCGCTGCCACTGTGCCCGCACCACCCAATGCGAGCCCGAGAGCCAGGGCGATCGAATAAGTTGCACCGGTCTTGTGTCCCATTCTGCGCCTCCTGCTTCTTCAGATTGGTTGGATTGCGTTAGCCCGTCGCAATGAACGCGCCGTCTGACCCGTAGCGATGCAGCCTCCGTGCCAACATGGCCTGAATGCCGCATGCCGTGCCGCCAGGCGGTTTCCGCACCTGGATGCAGTGATCGGACGGGTCCCAATCACATCCAGAGGTGGGTCATTCAGACACATGCATCGCCCCGACCCGTGTCGCTCCGACTCACTCCCTGGGGCCGCCTCGTTCAACGCCGGCAAGGCCCTTCACCCACAAAAAAGCCCCGAGGCGCAATGCCACGGGGCCCGGCCGTTTGCGCTCGGCGCCTGGGTTAGCTTGACCCGAAGTACTCCCGCAGGAGCTGCGTCGTGCGCGCGGCCGGATCCTCGCGAATGCGACGTTCCTCGTCCGCCAGAATGGTAAACAGACCATCCAGTGCGTGGTCGGTCACATAGCGATCCAGGTCCACATCCAGATCGGCCAGGCCGGGGATACGGCTGGCTGCATCGCGCAGCGGCTGGTACACCCGGTACACCCCGGCACCCTCCATATGCTCGCGCACCACGGGCGCATAGCGCTCGCGCAGATCCGACTCGGACGCACCGCGCAGGTACTGGGTCGCGGCATCGTCATCACCGCGCAGTACCGCGTGCACGTCGGACGGCTGCATGCCCCGAATCGCACTCACAAACACCGGGGCCGCCTCCCGTGCGGCCGCCTCGGCGGCCCGGTTCATGCGCCGCTCGAGATCATCCACCTGGCTGCCCATGCCAGCGCTGCGCAGCACATCCCCGGCCTGCCGCAACTCCTGCGGCAGACCGATCCGTATGGCCTGGTTGCCCCAGTAGCCGTCTTCCTGCCCCGTCCGTTCCACGGTTCGTTCGGTGCCGACTCGAAGGGCCTCGCGGACCGCCTCTTCCGCCCGGTCACCACCACTCCCCTCGCCGTTCAAACCGAAGTCGCGGACATCCAGTCCGGCACAGGCCGAGAGAAAAAACGGCAGAAACAGCAACAACAAGAGCGGCGAATTACGCATGCGGACACTCCGACAGAATCATACGGGGCATGATACACATCACGCCTCGCATACCCCGTGCCCCGCTTGTCACATCCAGCACCGCGCCAGGCTTGCGATCCACCCGCGCATGCTCAATTGTTAAGGAAACACTGACTAATGGACACACTCGCGTTGGTACCCCAGGTTTGCCGAGGCAAGGCGCATCGTGCAGCGGGTAGAGGTACTACCCGCAAGCGGCGCAACGCAGGATCGGGGAACCTGGGGTACCAACCCCACAACTCAATAAACGAAGGGGCTCGGCCGCTCGTTGTTATCAAAAACGGGCGCGCGCACGGCGTTGCGGCTCCCTTGTGCAGAATGACTGCACGGCGGTCACCGCGCCTTGTTCGCACGCAAAAGCGACTCGAGCGCGAGCGTGTACATTAATCAGTGTTTCCTTGAGTGATATGACCCACAGACCGCGCCGCCAAAGACCCGCCCGCAAGCGCCTGTACGCTGCCGCCGTCCTGTTCGGCTTGCCGCTACTCGCGTTCATCGCCTGGGTCACATGGACGGAGCAGCACCCGGAGCAGGAGCGCGAGTTGCGTGTGGAGGTCCAGGACCGCCTGCACGAGTGGTTTCCGGAGGTCATGGAGCTACCCGACGAGCTTCGCGGCTTTGTCCCGCGATCCACGGTATTCGACGACAGCACCCGCCCCGAAGTCGTGATGCTGCACGGGCTCGACGAGCCCGGCGATATCTGGGACACGCTGGCGTCCGCCCTCGACACGGCCGGCATCAATGGCTGGGAGTTTCGCTACCCGAACGATCAGGCGATTGATCACAGCGCCGACCTCCTGGCCGAGTACTGGGAGACGCTGGAGGCCGAACAGCCCGTGATCCTGGTGGGCCACAGCATGGGCGGCCTGGTGATCCGCGACTTTGTCACCCGCTGGCGACACCCCATCGACGAGGCTCCGCGGGTCGAAGGGCCACCCATTGCCGGCGTAATCCTGGTCGCCACCCCGAACCAGGGCTCCGACTGGGCACGCCTGCGCGTCTGGCTCGAGGTGCGCGAATGGCTGGCCGACATACGTGAGCAACGCTTTTCGCTTTTCGCCGGTCTTCGCGACGGCACGGGCGCGGCCAAGATCGATCTGCGGCCCGACAGCGAGTTTCTGGCGGACCTGAATCAGCGCCCCTGGCCAGAGGACATTCCCGTGCGAATCATCGGCGGCGTGGTACCCGAGCCGACCCCGGCGATGGAGGCCAGCCTGCGATCCCTGAGCGAGCAGTTCGGCATCGAGGACTTGCCCGCGCGCATCGAAGAGTGGTGGGAGGACACCAGCGAAGGACTGGGAGACGGGGTCGTGCCGATCGATTCCCTGTCACTGGAGGGACACCCCGAACCCGAGATCCTGGAGGCCTCGCACCGCGGTCTCCTGGTTCCCGGCCCCCTGACGGAATACCCCCCCGCGGTCGAACCGATCCTGCATATCCTGTTCGACTGGCGGGACGAGGACCGGCCTGTCCCCGCGATTGACCCGCAGGACTAACGTCTCTCCAGCGCAGGGGTCAGATCCCCAGCTCCCGCAGGACCTTGTCGATGCGTGGCACCAGGTGCGCATGCGGCGAGTCCTTGCGTACCAGCAGATGCATCGAGGTCACGTCCAGCACGTTCGAGGAGGCCACCAGCCGACCCAGTGCATCCGCCTCGTCGGGATAGGCCCGCTTCAACTCCCGGATCGTGTGTTCCGTCACCTCACTCATGTTGATCAGCACGTCCCCCTCGCCGACCGCCAGACGTCGCAGATTCTCCGACAGCGTGCCCTCGCGCTGCACGTCCAGACCCTCCAGGTTGGCCTTGCCCCAGCCGTTCCCGGCGTAGTCCAGTACGCGGTATCCAGTAAAGTCCTCCAGCCGTTCCTTGGCCAGCAATTCGTCGCGCTCGGGGTGGTCCTCGCGCACGAAGGCCACCCATTCCGGTTCCGCCAGGGCGACCTCGCTCGCGATCAGATACTCCTCGCGCTCCGGCGTCATGGTGGTAATGATCGCGTCGGCCTTGCCCTCCTTCACCAGCCGCTGCGCCTCCTCCCATTCGTAGGGCTCGTGGCGCAGTGGCACCCACAAGTGGGCAAAGGCCTCCTGCATCAACTGGACATAGTGGCCCGCGAAGCGCCCATCGCGATTGATGTACCCGTACGGCGCCTCGTCCCGGTCGCCCGCGATATGGAAGGCCTCGCGGTGATCGGCCACCGCCGGCACCGACAGCATGCCCAAGACCGCAATACCCGCTAAAAGCCGTCCAAACATCGCTCAGTCCCTCCATACCGTGCCGTCCGGGCCCCGAATCCGCCGGAGGTCGGCATCCCGTCACTCAAGCCGCGGCAAGATTTACCAGCGGCACCAGACCAAACCAAAGCACATAGGCTAGCGATACCGCCATCAAGCCGTCGATACGCCCGCCCGGTGCCCCGCGCTGACGCTCGCGCCACAACATCCATATCAGCCAGGCCGCATGCGGCACCACGAAATAGGCAATGCCTGCATAGGCCCCCTGAGCCCAACCGGTCAGGTGGAATGCCGTTCCCGCAACCGCCGCCAGACCGGTGAACACCAGCGCCACACCGAGCGCACCACCATTTCCCAGCCGCACCGCCAGGGTCCGTTTGGCCACAGCCGCGTCCGCCTCGCGATCGGGGATACCAGACAGCGTAATCGACGGGATGATCGCCAGAAACAACGGCAGGCTCAGCCACCAGGGCAAGGGGTCCGTCCAGTCCCCCGCGAGGAACACGTACCCGCACAGCAACACGCCCAGGCTGTGGGTCAGCGCGACATCCACCTCCCCGAGCCCGCGATAGCTGAGCTTCAGGGGCGGCGCCGTATACCCGATCGCGAGCACCGCCAGCACGCCCGTTACCCACAGCATGGGACCGGCATCGCCGGGCGCGACCGCGAGCAGCGCGGCAAACGCCGCCGCGAAGCCCCCCAGTGCCACCGACGTACCGGCGTTGATCTCGCGCAGGGACAGCCGCCCCTCCACCAGCACCCGCGAGCCGCCGGTAAAGGCGCTGTAGAAACGGTTCTGGCGATCGGAGCCGAAATCTACCCGTTCATTGACCAGGACCGTCGCCACCTCGAGCAGGAACAGGCACAGATAACCCAGCCAGAAAACCGGATTGCGCGACACACCGCCGTCCGGGGCCGCCGCCAGGGCCCCTGCGGTGTAGGCCACGAAGGTCATCGGGTAGAACTGCAGGCGCAGTGCCTGCAGCCAGCCCCCCAGCTTGAAGGCCGCCCGTTCGCGCAGGCTCTCGCGGCCATGCTCCAGGCGCAGCCCTTCCTGTCGTGCGCGCTCGAGCCACGCCTCGCGCTGGCGGTCATCGGCCTCGCGTACCGAACCCAGCATCAGCGAGCGCACCGGGCGGATGCCGCAAAAGCCCAGGGTCGCGCGCGCCATCGCGTTGATCCCCGGCTGGCGATACAACAACTGATGGATCAGTACCGGGGTATCCATCGTGGTAATCAGCTGTGCGGAGCGTCCCTGCAGCAGCCCCTCGTATCCGGTGCCGCCCTCGCAGCTGCGAAAGGCAAACTCGGGCGTCATCACGCGATCGAGAAAGCCCTTGAGCAGCGCTGGCATGGTGCCCCACCAGGTGGGAAAGACGAATACGAGATGATCGGCCCAGGCGACCAGTTCGCGCGCCGCGTCCAGATCGTCTTCCAGCGGCTGCTGATTCGGCGAAGGCGTGTGAACGTGCGGGTCGAACTCGAGATTCGCCAGCTCCAGGGAGCGCACTTCCGCCCCGGCGGATCGGGCCCCGTCACGGTAGGCCTCGGCCAGCGCGCCGCACAGGCTGTCGGTACGCGGGTGGCCCAGGATCACGAGCACCTTCACGCGAGGTGGCTCCCGGAAAGGGCCTTGCGACCGCTACGCCCCGGAACAGGGCACGTGGTGCATACCGGGTTGCCTCCCTGCATACTCGAAGTCCTCCGAACCCCGTCTCTGATCATGCCCACGATCGAACACCAGGCACACATCCGCGCGGACCAACCCGATGTATTCGCCCTGATTACGCGGGTCGAGGAGTTCGTCCATTACAGCGAGGCCATCGAAACGATAGCGCGCGTCGGGGAGGCCCGCTAC from Thioalkalivibrio sp. ALJ12 carries:
- a CDS encoding NAD(P)H-dependent oxidoreductase — translated: MKVLVILGHPRTDSLCGALAEAYRDGARSAGAEVRSLELANLEFDPHVHTPSPNQQPLEDDLDAARELVAWADHLVFVFPTWWGTMPALLKGFLDRVMTPEFAFRSCEGGTGYEGLLQGRSAQLITTMDTPVLIHQLLYRQPGINAMARATLGFCGIRPVRSLMLGSVREADDRQREAWLERARQEGLRLEHGRESLRERAAFKLGGWLQALRLQFYPMTFVAYTAGALAAAPDGGVSRNPVFWLGYLCLFLLEVATVLVNERVDFGSDRQNRFYSAFTGGSRVLVEGRLSLREINAGTSVALGGFAAAFAALLAVAPGDAGPMLWVTGVLAVLAIGYTAPPLKLSYRGLGEVDVALTHSLGVLLCGYVFLAGDWTDPLPWWLSLPLFLAIIPSITLSGIPDREADAAVAKRTLAVRLGNGGALGVALVFTGLAAVAGTAFHLTGWAQGAYAGIAYFVVPHAAWLIWMLWRERQRGAPGGRIDGLMAVSLAYVLWFGLVPLVNLAAA
- a CDS encoding ABC transporter substrate-binding protein → MLSVPAVADHREAFHIAGDRDEAPYGYINRDGRFAGHYVQLMQEAFAHLWVPLRHEPYEWEEAQRLVKEGKADAIITTMTPEREEYLIASEVALAEPEWVAFVREDHPERDELLAKERLEDFTGYRVLDYAGNGWGKANLEGLDVQREGTLSENLRRLAVGEGDVLINMSEVTEHTIRELKRAYPDEADALGRLVASSNVLDVTSMHLLVRKDSPHAHLVPRIDKVLRELGI
- a CDS encoding DUF4168 domain-containing protein, which encodes MGHKTGATYSIALALGLALGGAGTVAADDPHVFEQEWTDDPEMSAEDVSESDLESFLAAADAAQDIRAEYADDIAEAEGEGAQELRDEANDEMVAAIEDEGLTVKEYQEIAYLIDNDSDLGEQFAEVAGDS
- a CDS encoding DUF4197 domain-containing protein produces the protein MRNSPLLLLLFLPFFLSACAGLDVRDFGLNGEGSGGDRAEEAVREALRVGTERTVERTGQEDGYWGNQAIRIGLPQELRQAGDVLRSAGMGSQVDDLERRMNRAAEAAAREAAPVFVSAIRGMQPSDVHAVLRGDDDAATQYLRGASESDLRERYAPVVREHMEGAGVYRVYQPLRDAASRIPGLADLDVDLDRYVTDHALDGLFTILADEERRIREDPAARTTQLLREYFGSS
- a CDS encoding bifunctional diguanylate cyclase/phosphodiesterase, translated to MSRFESAQPLAGNTRYSDYLARTTLRAWVGMSFVSATLIIVAGLLLSWLIPYLAGGADSIVPHFYYVPILFAAARFGPGAALVVALVAGVLAGPLTYVDVAAATAQETERWLTRTAFFVGIGQLMAWLVIPALHPVTEELRRMRQEFDIRRGLKHNEFFLRYQPIYSIRQHRFVGVEALIRWQHPAHGELTPADFLDVAEDSSLIHDIGAQVIAEACRQTEEWKTLAQVHGREPWYTAINLSARDFIRPELAYDVASALKRHHLPPELLTIELTETVLALEDAEPALEALKHLGVQLAIDDFGTGYSSLAYLNRFPIDTLKLDRQLVSSLGHDPSAEDLARGIALLAGSLGLKTVAEGIETRDQIGLSEELGFDRIQGFYFARPLTADEIPSLLLIEEVDPDHPPTPSGARA
- a CDS encoding lecithin--cholesterol acyltransferase — translated: MTHRPRRQRPARKRLYAAAVLFGLPLLAFIAWVTWTEQHPEQERELRVEVQDRLHEWFPEVMELPDELRGFVPRSTVFDDSTRPEVVMLHGLDEPGDIWDTLASALDTAGINGWEFRYPNDQAIDHSADLLAEYWETLEAEQPVILVGHSMGGLVIRDFVTRWRHPIDEAPRVEGPPIAGVILVATPNQGSDWARLRVWLEVREWLADIREQRFSLFAGLRDGTGAAKIDLRPDSEFLADLNQRPWPEDIPVRIIGGVVPEPTPAMEASLRSLSEQFGIEDLPARIEEWWEDTSEGLGDGVVPIDSLSLEGHPEPEILEASHRGLLVPGPLTEYPPAVEPILHILFDWRDEDRPVPAIDPQD